The genomic region GGTGTGAGGCAAGActgcttactctcacctttcctgttcctgctggccatatactgggtaatgaagacatcgaCGGAGCAGAAGCGGGATTGAATTCAGTGGACAGTCTGGAAACAGTTGGACGACCTCGACTTTGCCGATCatttggctcttctctcccacacccaacaacaaatgcaggaaaagacaaacatggtagcggacaactcagctagactgggcctcaccatcaacagaggGAATAGCAAGGTGTTCAAGACCAACGCATcaaacaacacacccatcaccGCCCACGGCGAGGCTTCACCTATCCtggcagcattctggacaaccaggaAGGAACTTTTGGATTATTTCAAGCATTAGAGGACATTTACCCATGACGCACCCTTAACCGAATTCGAGTATCTGCAGTATTATTTGAAACATAGAACGAATTTGTTTTGGAGACAAACGGGCGAAAAGACTGACCGAAGGTTGACCTAAGGTCCCCTCTAGTTAAACAGGTAAGGGGCGAAACAATTATAAGAACCTATGTCCGTTTATTCAACCATGCGAatcaattcaacacatatcttcTACATAAAAACATTCGTATTCATTCAAGCTTTAATGGGCAGATTTTATTCTCAAATGTGAgttgcaaaataaacaaataattattcactgcagtcattttataaaaatcaatACGAATTTGCCAGTATCGCAAAGAAGCCATTGCAAATATGTCTGTAATCACGAGAGGCAGCTGTTGTTAATTCTTCCTACTCAGTTTTCGTCAAATCGTTTTCATTCACCGGTAACTAATTTGATAGAGTAACATATGGTAGCAATTACCAAACAAGacaccgtcggagacgggtgatgctccccaaaggttttatttgtcacaatattgaactatatattcagataaaatgaAACGTCTTGACgtcacagtagttggggggacaagcatttttttatagaaaatttcaaagggccatacctctgtgaaaaatcatccgaccagaacccgctgataatatgcacatctcctcttggtagtgaagcttcccataaagtttcattgaattccggtcattagttgctgagaaatagcccggacaaaaattgtgcacggacggaccgacggacagacgaagcggcgactatatgctcccccaaaatttcatttaaattacaaTACATAAATGTTCATACATAGCaacttgaaatgtttttgttCGAACCATCTTTTCATAAATGGTCAATTAAGTACAAATATGGAAAAGGATTGATTAATCGTGTCATGCCtctattatgtcaatattaagaTTAACAGCGACTGTATCTGACTATTGTATGCGATTGTCCTAATACTTACACACCATAGATAAATACCGTAAATGATCATTAATCCAACACAAGCTGTGGTTGGTTCTAATACATTAAATCACCTTATGCCTTATTGGGTTGTAAAGATATTTTTCACAACGTTCACATACCAAATAAAACGTAGTGAAACTTCATCATCCCCAGAAGGAGAAAAAACAACAGGAGGTCATTTATTTACGCCAAGTGACCACTTTCCCAACATTAACActaacacaattattaacattTCTAATTAACTTATATTCACTTGTGTAATCTCACAATGGGATGTTTGaccaaaataaatgtttggatttatcGTTTTCACTCGCCATACTTGGATTATTCGACTTTGATGTGTGTAATCGTATGTATACTATTttagaaatgtgtttttttcgtgaaaatacttttttatacaaACGCagattattttaaaaaagttctttattttaagtttttttacttGCCAGCTACACTCAATTCACTGATTGGAGTGACAGTATCAACGAGCAATACCATTCGTATACAATGATAAAATGAAATATTAGCTTGATCACGTTTGCTGTTATCatttttgtctttttatttaaaaaatcttaaattaataaattatcatttattctaTATACAATAAAACGTATAAAACTCGGCAGGCATGATGCAAAGATAATTCTATTATATAGAAACCTACTTCCAAACACGTGCATTTCACCAgttaaattattttaacagtgTTGTGTTTGCAGacttaataaaaaagttatttgttaaTGTGAGTATGATTATGATATACACTATATAAAATAGTTCATAAACATGTTCAATAGTagaatatatatgaaaatttatgttaaatgtttaccTAAACAACTATGTTCATTTGAATATTCAACAGTTATTATTATGGTGTATTCCCTTAAACACTACAACGTACACAATTCTATTGGCAGTCAATTTTTCCGCTATATATAATTATCGATAGAATTCTAGGAGGTCAAAACCTATATAAGCTACGTAAAACAAACGTGCAATTAATATTTTGGTCAATATGTTTGGATTGActgtaaaaatattataatatcactcaaaattaataaaaaaaacctcTGATGAAGTCAGTATATGTTCACTAATGACTAATTTACCAAAAGCTGTGATTATTTATTATGCATGGAGCCATTCGTCACATAACTAATGTGCTAAGGTATATCCTCTAAAGCCTGCATACCATTTCTAATACATTATTTCAGGAGATCACAACGTTCTGTGCGTTTCTGAAATCACAATGAGGTCTTCAGCAAGACATGTAGGAAGTTATCGTTTCTGGCTCGTTATACTTGGACTAGTCGCCTTTGCTGTTTACAAAGGTATGTTTATGCAAGTAACAGAAGAAATATGGTATAATTAAGTAGCAAGTTctgtttttattaacatttaccATCTTTATAATctgtattggaaaaataaattaaCTACTATCATAATACAAGTACAATGTTGcttcagtgttgtttttttcaggaaCAAAATTGCAGTTTAATTATCGTTTTCACAAATACGTAAAGGATGGAAACGGCTTTCATTGGCGCCATACTGCAAAGGTACACTCTATGTATTACTGCATTTGAAGATGTTAATTGTGTTCCTTATTGTTTGCTTTGCTTACGTTCACATGTATATGCCAATCAAGTTGACTTAACTTGACTTTActgaatttgattttgttttctttctatTTGTTTTAGTTACTAAATATATGCATTCTTTTCACACAACtatttttgattaaaaaatataccgGACTGCTTGAACATTAATAAATAGATAAATCAACATAGTATAATTCGCAAATAATAACCTGGCACTGACTTTTATGCATGGATTTATTAAAACACCGTTACGATGATGAATATATTTGCTTCCAAACTGGATTTTTCAAATTGGTACATAAAGCGAGTATTTAAACGAACGTTGTCATATTACAGAAGCTTGTTTTCTGACTGGATGTGGAAAGAAGGCGGTTTTAACTTTAAAAGGCCTCATGTCATCATAAAGTGACTCCAGTGGCATTTACATGAGCGAAATCTTACATTCATTCGTCTCTATTTATTAACCACATCCATCAAATTAAGAGAAATACATCAATTTATTAGAGTGTGATTGCGTAAGCAAAGTGTTTtcatcttttaaaatacccgcATATTGTTTTTCACAGCATCCTTTTATCTTCAGAAGAATATAAATTTCGTTAATAGTCCGATTGTTtggttttaaatttgtattttagtCTAATGTCAATAATTAAGAGGTCCCTTGTTTAGAACTGTTAAATTCGCAAGCGACGAGTTTCATCAAGAACAGTGCAAACGCGTGTAAATTATTCGTTTGAATTATGTACAAACACGAACTTTTGTATAgccatatacatattttatttcatttaaatcgtTACAACCTAATTCATAAACAACACATTGTATCGAGTGTTTCCTTTCAGGTAACAACTCAGAGTAATCCAATCGACAATCATTGGCATGAACAAATGATTGATGCCCGTCGACAAGCCCTTACCAAGTCTTGCTCGAAAATGGAAACTCAGCAGGTCACAAACTACACTGCCAATGCGATAACAAATGCAACATTTATTCTGCAAGAATATGGAATTTTATTCTGTGGTCTTCCTAAAGTCGGTTCAACTTTTTGGAAACGAACCCTTACTGTGTTGGCAAAATCTCACAACTATACTTCCCCATTCGAGATGAATTTGCAACAAGCTACGAGACAACTAACAACGTTCGGTCGGTACAGCCGTAGCCATGCCCCACACGAGGTCCAAGCAGCACTTAACAACATTTCAAtctcatttatttttgtaagagaTCCATATTCACGACTGTATTCGGCGTATGTCGACAAATTGTATATGGCAAACAGGGGCTTTTGGGTAAGGCATGGAACGAAAGTGGTTGCTATGATTAGAAAGAACCCGTCAAAAGAAAGCCAATCTTTAGGTCATGATGTTACCTTTCCAGAGTtcataaaatttatattgttgcaGTACAGAAAACGTGAaagaattaatattcattttgctCCTATGCATACACAGTGTAATGGGTGTGCGGTTCCCTATAGTTTCATAGGACATATGGAAACGTTTAGCAGTGATGCAGAATTTCTCCTTAACGAATGGCGAACACAGTTTGACAATTTCAGTATTCGATTTTATGACTTTGAAGCGGAGTCAGGAATCGACACATCTCAAGATACAATTTATCGTTTGTATTCGATTAAAAAACGCATAACCGAAGTTCAATACCCATTTTACAATATTCTGCTACGTGGATGGTGTTTCCTTCAACTGCGAGGTTATATTTCTAAAGAAACCCCCTTTCCATTCAATGAATCGCAAGCCTTAACTGTAACCCGTGAAGATTACATGCATGCAGTTAGGCAAGCTCTTGCCGGGAGGTCCAACATAACCAAGGTTAAACTGCAACGCACGGAAGCACTCGTGCAGGCTTATCAGTCCGTTCCGATAGATGACATGGAAAGGTTGAGGGAATTTTTGCTGAAAGACTGCCTAATGTTTGGATACGACGACAGACCAAAGTCATTTTTTGAAAGACCACTTCTTCAGGCCAATAATCACATTTATTTAGATGGATTATAAATGATGAATTGTTTTtcatacaagtttttttttgtcagttACAgtaatatacaatacaaataattacGCTGTACTACATTGCGCTAATTTGCAGCCCAGGGGATCGTTTCAATAAGAGATAGCATTGTAAATGTTACAATATCGTAACTCGAGTAGTTGCGATTGGATTTACGATTCTCGTAAACCGTTTCAATAAGCCCCTCGTAAATGACCTCATAAAACTCTCTCGTAATCTAAGTGTTCTTTATTGTACACTCTGTTTTCTTTcggtatatatttaaaatatcaacatCCGGTTGTGTTTTGTTGCGTTATGTCGTCTGCAACTTTGACAATGgagggaaaaaaacaacaacgtacaCAAAATTGCACTCTGTATCGAAATCTGACACTGGGATTTTGGTTGCCATATTTTGAACTACTTTCAATACGGTCGAAAATTTGCAATTGTCAGAGAACATGTTTAAATCGCAAGAAAGCCTCGAAAAAACGGTGGAAGGCCTGAACATCGTCAATGTCCGAACATCGTCCTTCTTTCTAATCTCGCGATTTTATCGCAGGATTTTGTGCAGTGACGTCACCCACACTACGGTTTGTTGACATTCGGTGACACGCAAATGCAAAAACGAAAAAATGCGTAAAAAcaggtaatacatgta from Dreissena polymorpha isolate Duluth1 chromosome 5, UMN_Dpol_1.0, whole genome shotgun sequence harbors:
- the LOC127831503 gene encoding carbohydrate sulfotransferase 11-like produces the protein MIDARRQALTKSCSKMETQQVTNYTANAITNATFILQEYGILFCGLPKVGSTFWKRTLTVLAKSHNYTSPFEMNLQQATRQLTTFGRYSRSHAPHEVQAALNNISISFIFVRDPYSRLYSAYVDKLYMANRGFWVRHGTKVVAMIRKNPSKESQSLGHDVTFPEFIKFILLQYRKRERINIHFAPMHTQCNGCAVPYSFIGHMETFSSDAEFLLNEWRTQFDNFSIRFYDFEAESGIDTSQDTIYRLYSIKKRITEVQYPFYNILLRGWCFLQLRGYISKETPFPFNESQALTVTREDYMHAVRQALAGRSNITKVKLQRTEALVQAYQSVPIDDMERLREFLLKDCLMFGYDDRPKSFFERPLLQANNHIYLDGL